A window from Thermosipho affectus encodes these proteins:
- a CDS encoding chloride channel protein: MFSKKFGRIFTISFASGMLTYYLGTPLSAAFLSVEYFEKDTVSYEDLMPALLSSMISIFHVRILGFTPIFIEKFSKLNIENVTTIDIIFSIIFAMLFGGIGMLAYILKFYFRNYINRLDSVKKTLTSGLLVSLTGIIFGSTILGLKVFFGGKNVEKLIIGKILATVFTIESLGSCGYFTPLTIVGMNLGIVVGNFGFNSSIFSIVGLSALLSSMLNLPIAAVIFPLELFGYNALIPAAIGSSVSYLLFKKFRLE; the protein is encoded by the coding sequence ATTTTCTCAAAGAAGTTTGGCAGAATATTTACTATATCGTTTGCCTCGGGCATGTTAACATACTATCTTGGAACTCCTCTTTCTGCAGCATTCCTATCTGTAGAATACTTTGAAAAAGATACTGTTAGCTACGAAGATTTAATGCCTGCTTTACTATCTTCCATGATAAGTATTTTTCATGTAAGAATACTTGGATTTACACCGATATTCATAGAAAAGTTTTCAAAATTAAATATTGAAAATGTAACAACAATTGATATAATCTTTTCAATAATTTTTGCTATGCTTTTTGGTGGCATAGGTATGCTTGCATATATTCTTAAATTTTATTTTAGAAACTATATAAACCGTTTAGATTCCGTTAAAAAAACTCTTACTTCTGGTTTATTGGTTAGTTTAACAGGTATAATTTTTGGAAGTACAATCCTTGGCTTAAAAGTCTTTTTTGGAGGTAAAAATGTTGAAAAACTTATAATAGGAAAAATACTTGCTACAGTATTTACTATAGAAAGTTTGGGAAGTTGTGGATATTTTACTCCGCTAACAATAGTTGGAATGAACTTAGGAATTGTAGTAGGAAATTTTGGCTTTAATAGCTCCATTTTTTCTATAGTTGGTTTATCTGCTCTTCTTTCTTCTATGTTAAATCTTCCAATAGCTGCTGTCATTTTCCCTTTAGAGCTCTTTGGATACAACGCCCTTATACCAGCTGCTATAGGTTCATCAGTATCATACCTACTCTTTAAGAAATTCAGACTGGAATAA
- the rbsK gene encoding ribokinase: MIAVVGSSNMDIVLSTERFTRPGETQKAKKLEFFPGGKGSNQAVTIAKLSDEKVYFLTCMGNDSYGELLKKRYDELNISGYTVVDENNGLAFIEVTQEGENRIIIYQGANKYLTKDIVDDHIQNLIKADIVLLQNEIPFDTTLYVASLLKKEGKIIIFDPAPVEGVTKEILKYVDYLTPNEEEIKLLSINFFGDFISLEDSYQKLKKLGLKKLVVKLGDKGVKYFDETQIIEQQSFKVKAIDTTAAGDVFNGAFAVALCEGKNIKDALKFASLSAAVSVTKKGAQSSIPTRQEVEEFF, from the coding sequence ATGATAGCGGTTGTGGGTAGTTCTAATATGGATATAGTATTATCTACTGAGCGATTTACAAGACCTGGTGAAACCCAAAAAGCAAAAAAATTAGAATTTTTTCCAGGTGGAAAAGGTTCAAATCAAGCTGTTACAATTGCAAAATTGTCAGATGAAAAGGTGTATTTTTTAACTTGTATGGGAAATGATTCATATGGTGAGCTTTTAAAAAAACGATACGATGAACTAAATATCTCAGGTTATACCGTTGTAGATGAAAATAATGGCCTTGCTTTTATTGAAGTTACGCAAGAAGGCGAAAATAGAATAATTATATATCAAGGAGCAAATAAATATTTAACAAAAGATATAGTGGATGATCATATACAAAATTTAATAAAAGCTGATATAGTGCTTCTTCAAAATGAAATACCATTTGATACAACATTGTACGTTGCAAGTTTGCTAAAAAAAGAAGGGAAAATAATAATTTTTGATCCTGCACCTGTTGAAGGTGTAACTAAGGAAATATTAAAGTATGTTGATTATTTGACTCCAAACGAAGAAGAAATTAAGTTACTAAGTATCAATTTTTTTGGTGATTTTATTTCACTGGAGGATAGTTATCAGAAATTAAAAAAATTAGGATTGAAAAAACTTGTAGTTAAGTTAGGAGATAAAGGGGTTAAATATTTTGATGAAACACAAATAATTGAGCAACAATCATTTAAGGTGAAAGCTATTGATACAACTGCAGCAGGTGATGTATTTAATGGGGCTTTTGCAGTAGCCTTATGTGAAGGAAAAAACATAAAAGATGCGCTTAAATTTGCATCTTTATCAGCGGCTGTATCTGTAACAAAAAAAGGAGCACAAAGTTCTATACCAACAAGGCAGGAAGTTGAGGAGTTTTTTTAA
- a CDS encoding LacI family DNA-binding transcriptional regulator translates to MQRPGIKEVAKKAGVSISTVSRVLNNSAPVSEELEKRVKKAIEELGYYPSSIAKGLRKGRTGTIGFILPDITNPFFANIVRGAEDYLRKKGYNLILCNSDQDRKQETELLKILISKHIDGLLFTGTGSSNPLLVEKIRKGLKVVFLDRIFEEINSSYVIVDNKIGMNLLLDYLIDVGHRNFIFINGNKETFSAKIRYEVFAERARTEKLEFKHYFTEFSYDAGYKKAKRLKGLPDVILCGNDLIAYGVIEALEEKGYKVPEDVSVTGFDDIPFSKHFKPPLTTVYQPMYEMGRKSAKLLLEIIEEKKVSNKGIVLLPKLVIRESTKEMRR, encoded by the coding sequence ATGCAAAGGCCGGGTATTAAAGAAGTAGCTAAAAAAGCTGGAGTTTCAATTTCTACAGTTTCTAGAGTTTTAAATAATTCCGCACCAGTTTCAGAAGAATTGGAAAAGAGGGTAAAAAAAGCAATAGAAGAGTTGGGATATTATCCAAGCAGTATAGCTAAGGGATTAAGAAAAGGACGAACAGGTACAATAGGGTTTATTTTACCTGACATTACAAATCCATTTTTTGCAAACATTGTTAGAGGAGCTGAAGATTATTTGAGGAAAAAGGGATATAATTTAATTTTGTGTAATTCCGACCAAGATAGAAAACAGGAAACAGAACTTTTAAAAATATTAATTTCCAAACATATTGATGGGTTACTTTTTACAGGTACCGGATCTTCCAATCCGCTGTTAGTAGAAAAAATAAGAAAAGGTTTGAAAGTGGTTTTTTTGGATAGGATCTTTGAAGAGATTAATTCGTCTTATGTTATTGTTGATAATAAAATAGGAATGAATTTGCTATTAGATTATTTGATAGATGTTGGACACAGGAATTTTATTTTTATTAACGGAAATAAAGAGACCTTTAGTGCAAAAATAAGGTATGAGGTATTTGCTGAAAGGGCAAGAACTGAAAAGTTGGAATTTAAACACTATTTTACAGAATTTTCTTATGACGCAGGGTATAAAAAGGCTAAAAGGTTGAAGGGGTTACCAGATGTAATATTGTGTGGGAATGATTTAATTGCCTACGGTGTTATAGAAGCTCTTGAGGAAAAGGGATATAAAGTACCTGAAGATGTTAGTGTAACAGGTTTTGATGATATACCTTTTTCAAAACACTTTAAACCACCACTAACCACTGTCTATCAACCGATGTATGAAATGGGTAGAAAATCGGCAAAGCTATTATTGGAAATAATTGAAGAAAAAAAAGTGTCTAATAAAGGTATAGTTTTGTTACCAAAGCTTGTAATAAGAGAATCTACTAAGGAGATGAGAAGATGA